The genomic window CTCCAATTGGAAGAGGTGCAATTGAAAATAAATTCGAAGAAAAATATTCAACAATTCCAGTTTGAGCAATAAGTAAATAATAACAAAGTTCACTTGCTATAAAAAATATTAAAATTAATCTTTGCATAGGGTCTCCTTTTCATAAAAATAGATTAAATACGTAAATACAAAAGTCAAATCAAATAGACAAATTGCTAAGGCTTCAAAACCTAGCTTTCCACTTGCATATAAAGCAAAGAACATGGCACTTGCAAATACTCTAATAATTACACTTAGGTTTGTTAAAACTATTTGACTTGACGGATTTTTTAAAGCCATAAAATGAATAACACCCGTCATGCAAACAAAAGTAAATACAACATATTCATAAACTCCATTAAAGCTAAACCCAATTAGAGGATAAATGAAACTAGCAAGTAGTATTAAAAATATCCCACCAACTCCATCACTTAAGATTCCTGCAATATTGTAAAGTTCAAGTTTTGAATATATATTTTTTATTTTGATAAAAGCAAAAATAAACGCCAATGCAAATAATCCAAAAACTGTTCGTAAAACCCATAGATTCTCAGTTGGGATATGTATAAATCCAGCTTCAGTAAAACCAGAAATTGATAAAACTGTAAATATTCCTAAAAGTGCAAATAAGTAAAAATCTAAATAGATAGCTTTTTGAAGCTCTTTAATATAAGTTATAAACATAGAAATAACCATAAAAAATACAGCAATTCCCATTGCCACATGAGCGTGAGCTACAATTAAATCATTTCTATGAAAAAGCCATCTAATTTCAGGAATAAAGATAATATTCCCCTCAACATCCACAAATAAAAAGGCTAAGATAGAAATAAATAAAGCCTTTTTTGCATGGGGCAAGATGTCACTATCTTTAAACCATCTATATAAAAGTGGAACATATAAAAGTGTTAAGTATTGTAAAAACCACTCTTCATTATATGTTAGTGGTCCTAGAATAATTCTGTGTAATACAGAAGCAAAATAGAAAACAGTTGGAATAATCCAAAGCATATTCCATCTAGCTTTAAATTCACCAATATTTAGTAGTTTAATTATCAAATAATAAATTGGAAGTAAAGCTAAACTCATTCCTAAAGTATTGTCTCCATGAGGTCCAGATACAGTACTCTCAACTTGTCCAATAATTGGATTCATTAAAATCAATAAAGTAATAGGCGCAATAATCACAACTCTTAAACATACTTTTATCCATAATGGAAGAGTGTTTTTATAAAGTCTAATAAATTTGTATAAAGCAATAATATAAAATATACCACTCATTGCAAGTAAGAAATTTAACTCATATGCAAAATCATAAAAAGCCAAACCTCTGCTTTTTCCAAGTAATAAAGAAACCACCATAAATATAAGAAATATGAACCAAACAATTGTATAAATATTTAAATATCTTAATCCCTCTTTATCAAATCCAACTTCTTTGTTTATTAGTAAAAAAGGCAGATACGAAAGCATTAAAGGTACAAAACCATAAAGCATCAAAGAAATATGAATTGATCTCATATTTACTGGATTTAAAGTCTCTGAATTTATACTAAAACCCAGAAGATTTATAGAATAAATTATTCCAAATAAAAGTCCAAGTGCAAAAAATGCAATAGAAATTTTAAAGGTTCTTATTATAAAGTTATCAAAATTATTTAAGTTTTCCATCTTTTACCTCGTAAGTTATATCTGCTTTTAAAGCTAAGTTTTTATCATGTGTTGCCACGATTATTGTTGTTCCTTTTTTTGCTAAAATTGAAAAAAGCTCAAAAACATTTAATGAGTTTTTTGAATCTAAGTTTCCAGTTGGTTCATCTGCAAAAATTACCTTTGGATTATTTATTAAAGCTCTTGCAATTGCAACTCTTTGTCTTTGTCCTCCTGAGATTTCATTTGGATATTTGTCTATTAGATTTTCAATTCCTAAACTTTTTAATAAATCTAAAATCTCTTTTTTTGAAGCTTTTTCATTAGCAAGATTTATATTTTCTTTTACGCTTAAATAATTGATTAAATAATGAAATTGAAAAATAAAACCAATATTGTTTTTTCTAAAATCATCTATATTTTTTATATCTTTATAGTTTATGTTTTCATAAACAATATCACCACTAGTTGGTTTTAAAAGCGTTGATAAAACAGATAAAAGCGTAGATTTTCCACTTCCACTCTCTCCTATGATTGCTACAAATTCACCTTTTTTTATCTCTAAATTGATATTGTCTAAGGCTAAATCTTTATTATAATAGTGAGTTAAATTTCTGATTTTTATCATATTTTATTTCCTTGGATTAACTCAACTGGATCTGTTTTTGCTGCATTTAAAGCTGGAATTATTGAGCCAAAAATAGCCATAAAAATAGAAGTAATAAAGATATAAAATGCCAACTCATTTGAAATTTCACCATTTACATAACCTTGTAAACTTGAAGCACTTTTTATAAAATATAAAACTATATTTGAAAGAATAAAAGCACTAATAAAACTAAAAACTCCCAAAATAAAACTCTCAATCATTATTGAATAAACGATTTTTGAAGTACTAATTCCTAAAGCTCTTTTGATTCCAAATTCACTTTTTCTTTGATTTATTGTGATACTCATTAAACTTACAATTCCCAATAATCCCATAGAAAAAGCAATAAAGGAAA from Arcobacter venerupis includes these protein-coding regions:
- a CDS encoding ABC transporter ATP-binding protein; this translates as MIKIRNLTHYYNKDLALDNINLEIKKGEFVAIIGESGSGKSTLLSVLSTLLKPTSGDIVYENINYKDIKNIDDFRKNNIGFIFQFHYLINYLSVKENINLANEKASKKEILDLLKSLGIENLIDKYPNEISGGQRQRVAIARALINNPKVIFADEPTGNLDSKNSLNVFELFSILAKKGTTIIVATHDKNLALKADITYEVKDGKLK